Proteins found in one Bacteroidota bacterium genomic segment:
- a CDS encoding DUF1573 domain-containing protein — translation MRHLIYGILFWLAGFTTLLAQPKLEIVGGSAIQFGDFYSGLTSVKHAVTIRNLGNETLRIDTVIATCGCTAALSSSKRIAPHDSAQVAITFKIGSYRGNIGKTVRVVSNDPESPANINFSVNILEVLKPDPEYMYFYNVKVDSASTKTFRLKNVTSETVTILKVKSKDSQLSIVRQPKKVLKPGEETHLVVSLKPHQTGYLQGELELATSFKPSPIVTLGFNAVGK, via the coding sequence ATGCGACATCTGATATACGGTATCCTCTTCTGGTTGGCGGGTTTCACCACGCTTCTCGCTCAGCCCAAGCTTGAAATTGTGGGCGGCTCGGCGATCCAGTTCGGCGACTTCTATTCCGGCCTGACGAGCGTCAAACACGCCGTCACGATCAGAAATCTCGGAAACGAGACGCTACGTATCGACACAGTGATTGCGACGTGCGGTTGCACCGCCGCACTCAGCTCTTCCAAGAGGATCGCTCCTCATGATTCCGCCCAGGTGGCCATCACCTTTAAGATCGGCTCCTATCGGGGAAATATCGGCAAGACCGTCAGGGTCGTCTCGAACGATCCTGAATCTCCGGCAAATATCAATTTTTCGGTGAATATTCTCGAGGTCCTCAAACCTGATCCGGAATACATGTATTTTTACAACGTAAAGGTCGATTCCGCCTCCACGAAGACCTTCCGGCTCAAGAACGTGACCTCCGAGACTGTTACGATTCTGAAAGTGAAATCGAAGGATTCACAGCTTTCGATCGTCCGCCAGCCCAAGAAGGTGCTGAAACCGGGCGAGGAAACCCATCTGGTCGTCTCCCTGAAACCGCACCAAACCGGGTATCTGCAAGGGGAGCTCGAATTGGCCACAAGCTTCAAACCCTCTCCCATCGTCACCCTCGGTTTCAACGCCGTAGGGAAGTAA
- a CDS encoding tetratricopeptide repeat protein, with the protein MKKQKQKQKHEQAAGAISPGRLNLAVCLFLVVSSLAVFWQVRGHEFLTYDDPDYVTRNPHIRDGISPQAVLWALTSGYAANWHPLTWISHMIDVQLYGMDPGGHHLTSVWIHAASALLLFLTLRRMTRRLWPSAFVAALFALHPLHAESVSWIAERKDVLSGFFWILTMWCYAAYAEKRSTGTYLALLLSFAVGLMAKQMLVTLPFVLLLLDYWPLNRLRLPGDPAGAAKEPQAREGTGGGSSTGRVIREKIPLIALTVISSVAIYLVQQGGGAMSTRDLLPLGARVSNAIVSYVVYIEKTLWPSGLAIFYPHPGSTLTLWTTGVSALILLLVTGFVLLKGRRYPYLPVGWFWYLGTLVPVIGLVQVGIQARADRYTYLPIIGLFIMIAWGLPDLLSGWRNRKELLAGGVLVALASCIYLTATQTAYWKDNSSVFGHAVEVVENNFLAHNDLGSALEKKGEIDAAIAHYREAIRLKPDFVLAQSNLGAALGRQGKFDEAISHLQEAIRLKPDHADAHNNLGIVYAIQGKDSDAAREFSEAVRIDPDQADAHFNLGVLLARQGRLDEAITHYERALEINPSQENARNALSEARALQTKKR; encoded by the coding sequence ATGAAGAAACAGAAACAGAAGCAGAAACATGAGCAGGCGGCAGGGGCGATCTCCCCGGGGCGATTGAATCTCGCGGTATGCCTCTTTCTCGTCGTGTCATCTCTCGCGGTCTTCTGGCAGGTCAGGGGCCACGAGTTCCTCACCTACGACGACCCGGATTATGTGACGAGGAATCCCCATATCCGGGACGGGATCAGCCCCCAGGCTGTCCTCTGGGCGCTGACAAGCGGATATGCCGCGAACTGGCATCCCCTGACGTGGATTTCGCACATGATCGACGTCCAGCTCTACGGGATGGACCCCGGCGGGCATCATCTCACAAGCGTGTGGATTCATGCGGCGAGCGCGCTCCTCCTGTTCCTGACGCTCAGGCGGATGACGCGCCGGTTGTGGCCCAGCGCGTTTGTGGCGGCCCTGTTCGCGCTTCACCCGCTCCATGCGGAATCGGTTTCCTGGATCGCCGAGAGGAAGGATGTGCTCTCGGGCTTCTTCTGGATCCTCACAATGTGGTGTTACGCAGCTTACGCCGAGAAGCGGAGCACCGGAACCTACCTCGCACTCCTCCTGTCGTTCGCGGTCGGGCTGATGGCGAAGCAGATGCTCGTTACGCTCCCGTTCGTCTTGCTCCTTCTCGATTATTGGCCGCTGAACCGGCTGAGGCTTCCGGGCGACCCCGCGGGGGCGGCGAAAGAGCCCCAGGCGCGCGAGGGTACGGGCGGCGGATCCTCCACCGGGAGAGTCATTCGTGAAAAAATCCCTCTCATTGCGCTCACCGTCATCTCGAGCGTCGCGATCTACCTCGTTCAACAGGGCGGGGGAGCGATGTCGACGCGGGATCTTCTGCCGCTCGGAGCGCGCGTTTCAAATGCCATCGTGTCGTATGTGGTGTATATCGAAAAGACGCTTTGGCCCTCGGGTCTCGCGATCTTTTATCCCCACCCCGGAAGCACACTGACCCTCTGGACAACCGGGGTTTCGGCGCTCATCCTCCTCCTTGTGACGGGTTTTGTCCTGCTCAAGGGGCGGCGCTATCCCTACCTCCCCGTGGGTTGGTTCTGGTATCTCGGGACGCTCGTCCCGGTCATCGGACTCGTGCAGGTGGGGATACAGGCGAGGGCCGACCGGTACACCTATCTGCCTATTATTGGCCTCTTCATCATGATCGCATGGGGGCTTCCCGACCTCCTCAGCGGCTGGCGCAACAGGAAGGAACTGCTCGCGGGAGGGGTATTGGTCGCCCTCGCTTCGTGCATCTACCTCACGGCCACTCAGACGGCCTACTGGAAAGACAACAGCTCGGTCTTTGGGCATGCCGTCGAGGTCGTTGAGAATAATTTCCTGGCCCACAACGACCTTGGGAGCGCGCTCGAAAAAAAGGGAGAAATCGATGCCGCGATCGCCCATTACAGGGAGGCGATCCGGCTGAAACCCGACTTCGTTCTCGCGCAGAGCAACCTCGGTGCGGCGCTCGGCCGCCAGGGAAAATTCGACGAAGCGATTTCCCATTTGCAGGAGGCGATCCGCCTCAAGCCCGACCATGCGGATGCCCACAACAACCTGGGGATCGTCTATGCCATACAGGGAAAGGACTCGGACGCGGCGAGGGAGTTCTCGGAGGCCGTGCGGATCGACCCTGACCAGGCCGATGCGCATTTTAATCTCGGCGTTCTCCTCGCGCGGCAGGGGAGGCTCGATGAGGCCATTACGCACTATGAGAGAGCATTGGAAATCAATCCCTCCCAGGAAAACGCCCGAAACGCCCTCTCCGAGGCGCGGGCTCTACAGACCAAGAAGAGGTAG